AGGCAATGATTTGATAGCCTTGTTGTTTAAATTGATCAAGTGAAGCAATAAAATCATCCGCATGTATAGGCTCAAGATACTCAGAACCCCCCTCGGAAACCCGAAGACAAGCACCATTATCTAATAGGTCAGGCTGTCTTAGTAATAATCCATTCACATTAAAAAATGCTGCTGTTCGAGCTATAGCACCTAAATTATGCGGATTATTGATATCATCAATTGCTAGGACATAATTCTTCTTATCATCGATATGTTGTGATAGATAATTACCAGTCGATAATGTTGCACGTTTTTTCACAATTAAACAAACCCCACCATGATGCGGTGTTTGGGCTATTTTGTTCATTCGTTCTTCATCAATAATGTCATAGCCGAGGCGATGTTCAACTAACCATGCAATTAAGGCTTTAAATTCATAGGTTTTTTCTTCTAAAAAAAACGCTTTAATTATTGATTCTGGACGCTTTGCAAAAACTGCTTTACAACTATTTTCGCTATACACTAGAGTTTCTTGCTTGCGTTGTCGTCGTACCTGTTGCTCAAATGATGCGGGATGATCATTCTCAAAGGTATTCAATTGCTCAGATTTTTGTACCCGACTTTTCCATGGCGAATCAGTTGATGTAGCAAGATGACGTGTACGAGGTTTAAATGTCTCAATACGATTATCATTTTCTCGATGATTATGGGAACGATCGGCTCGTCCAGTACCTTGATACGGTTTTCTGGATTCATTTCGTTTAGCAAATGAAGATTGAGACTGTTTATCACGCTCTGTTTTAGAACGTTTATTAGGTTTATTTACATTTGATTTAGTGGCGTAAAAAACAGTTGGTTTTGCTTTATCTTCGGTTAATGGATTGCCATTTGATGACGATTGGTCATTCATAATATTCTCACAATTTAACGGGTTCTGATCGTTGGCGCAACTTTGTCAAGCACACCATTAATAAATTTATGACTATCTTCAGCGCCAAAAGTCTTAGTAAGATCAATTGCCTCATTAATAACAACTTTATAAGGTACATCTTCTCGTTTTAATAATTCATAAACGGCGATTCTTAAGATGGCATGTTCAACAAAACCTAATTCATCTAAACTACGCTCGTTAAGAAAGCTTTCCATTTTTGTGTCCAGTTCACTGCTATGAGAAATAACACCATGCAATAATTCGCGAAAATATTTTTTATCAACGCCTTTCATATCTTGTTCAGCCATGAAACTAGCTTCGATTTCAGATAAGTCATTTTTTGAAACTTGCCAAGAATAGATAGCTTGAACGGCACATTCGCGTGCTCGACGACGAGGATTAACATTAGTCGTCACAGTTTACCCCTTGATACGTTTTAAAGTGTTATACATCTCAAGTGCTGTTAATGCAGCTTCAGCACCTTTATTGCCAGCCTTTGTGCCAGCTCTTTCAATTGCTTGTTCAATATTTTCAGTGGTTAAAATCCCAAAACCAACAGGAATAGAATAATCCAAACTAGTAGATAATAAACCTGAACTTGATTCACCGGCCACATAATCAAAATGGGCAGTGCTACCACGTATTACCGTACCTAATGCAACAATAGCATCATATTGCTTACTTTCGGCAACTGCTTTTGCTGTTAAAGGAATTTCATAAGCACCAGGAACTTTGATTATCACAATATTTTCATCTGCTACCTGACCGATACGTTTTAACGCATCAACAGCCCCTTCAACTAGGCTGTCATTAATAAAATGATTAAATCGAGCAACAATAATCGCGACTTTTGCTTCTGGCGCGGCCACTTGCCCTTCAATAATTTGCATGATTATTCCTCAAAATATCTTCAACTAATCTTAACTGATTAGCCTTAATAACCAATAAAATCCATTAAAAGGCAATTTTAACATATATTCTATATTTCGCTATGTCGATTTTTGTGCGTCACTATTAAAAGATTAAAAAATAATTTTAATGATCAATTAAAAAAACTAATCTGGAATAATTAGGAAGGAAATAGAGTAAAAAATTTTGTGGATTAAGATTTAAAATTACTAACGAATAGCGCAATTAACGAACCACACGGTAATAAACCATGTGGTTCTCATAAATTATTAACTAATTAAAGATGGTTATCTAAAAAAGTTTTTAATTGAAGTTTAGATAAAGCGCCTACCTGAGTAGCAATAACTTGACCTTCTTTAAATAACAGTAAAGTTGGAATACCTCGAATACCGAATTTAGGTGAAATTGACGGATTCTGATCAACATTTAACTTAGCAATTATCACTTTATCAGCATATTCTTGGGCTACTTCTTCCAATATTGGAGCAATCATTTTACAAGGACCACACCAATCCGCCCAAAAATCGACTAAAACTGGTTTATTTGCTTCTGTTATAGTTTTCTCAAAATTTGCTTCTGTTACAGAAATAATTGCGTTACTCATTTTGTTCTCCGTTGTTATATGCGTTAACTTTAGCTATCACAATTTTAGGTCAACTCTAAATTTTTCACTATCAATTAATATGATAGGGGGTAATAATTGGTGCGAGTTTAAACGTGTATGTGATATAATATTAAAATTGATCGAAATAAGGATAATTTAAATATTTCTATGACGCAATCTTATCTCACTAAAACTGAGTTTAGCCAGTTGCCACTGCATCCGCTTGTATTAACAGCATTACAAAAAAATGGTTTCCAATATTGTACGCCTATTCAAGAGAAATCTTTACCTTTTACAACAAAAGGATTAGACATTGCTGGACAAGGTCAAACAGGGACGGGCAAAACGATCGCATTTCTTACTGCGACATTTAATTATTTATTAAATCACCCGCCTGTTGAAAAGCATAAAATTAACCAACCTCGTGCTGTAATCATTGCCCCAACTCGTGAGTTAGTGGTTCAAATTCATTCTGATGCGCAAATGTTAGCTGAAACAACCGGTTTAAAATTGGGAGTAGCATTTGGTGGTGATGGCTATGAAAAACAATTAAAAACACTGGCAGACGGTGTAGATATTTTAATTGCGACTACCGGCAGATTGATTGATTATGCGAAACAGGATTATGTTAATTTACAAGCTATCCAAGTTGTAGTATTAGATGAAGCTGATCGCATGTTTGATTTAGGATTTATTCGTGATATCCGTTGGCTTTTTCGTCATATGACTCCGCCTAAAGAGCGATTAACCATGTTATTTTCTGCCACACTCTCCCATAATGTGCGTGAACTTGCTTTCGAACATATGAATGATCCCCAGTATATTGAAGTTGAACCTGAGCAAAAAATTGGACATCGAATCAAAGAGGAACTCTTTTTCCCATCAGATGAAGATAAACTAGCTTTGTTACAAACATTGTTAGAAGAAGAGTGGCCGGAACGTTGTATTATTTTTGCTAATACTAAAGTTACCTGTGAAAAAATCTGGCGCCATTTGTG
Above is a genomic segment from Frischella perrara containing:
- a CDS encoding TrmH family RNA methyltransferase, producing the protein MNDQSSSNGNPLTEDKAKPTVFYATKSNVNKPNKRSKTERDKQSQSSFAKRNESRKPYQGTGRADRSHNHRENDNRIETFKPRTRHLATSTDSPWKSRVQKSEQLNTFENDHPASFEQQVRRQRKQETLVYSENSCKAVFAKRPESIIKAFFLEEKTYEFKALIAWLVEHRLGYDIIDEERMNKIAQTPHHGGVCLIVKKRATLSTGNYLSQHIDDKKNYVLAIDDINNPHNLGAIARTAAFFNVNGLLLRQPDLLDNGACLRVSEGGSEYLEPIHADDFIASLDQFKQQGYQIIALLPCKINSLKAENLAKLSVSAKTVFVIFQQINTKLANFADKIVYLPGSDIMPALNISVLTGILLTKLTSTNAK
- the nusB gene encoding transcription antitermination factor NusB translates to MTTNVNPRRRARECAVQAIYSWQVSKNDLSEIEASFMAEQDMKGVDKKYFRELLHGVISHSSELDTKMESFLNERSLDELGFVEHAILRIAVYELLKREDVPYKVVINEAIDLTKTFGAEDSHKFINGVLDKVAPTIRTR
- the ribE gene encoding 6,7-dimethyl-8-ribityllumazine synthase gives rise to the protein MQIIEGQVAAPEAKVAIIVARFNHFINDSLVEGAVDALKRIGQVADENIVIIKVPGAYEIPLTAKAVAESKQYDAIVALGTVIRGSTAHFDYVAGESSSGLLSTSLDYSIPVGFGILTTENIEQAIERAGTKAGNKGAEAALTALEMYNTLKRIKG
- the trxA gene encoding thioredoxin TrxA, with product MSNAIISVTEANFEKTITEANKPVLVDFWADWCGPCKMIAPILEEVAQEYADKVIIAKLNVDQNPSISPKFGIRGIPTLLLFKEGQVIATQVGALSKLQLKTFLDNHL